One Mycobacterium paraseoulense genomic window, CAGTAACCTGCCCGCGGCGATCAACCGGGGTTGACGCCGAGCGCTACGCGTCGCCGGGCGGCGCCGAAGCTTCGGGTCACGCGCTCTCGGCCAGAGTCGATGCTCCGGATGCGCTGTGGCCCTTGGCCACTCGCCGAATCAGCATGCGGGTGGCCCTGTCGAGGATCTCCTGGGCCCGGTCGGGGTCCCGGGCGCGTTCGGCGCGCCGGGTCGCCGCGGCGATGGTCAGCCCCTGCTCGTACCCGGTGACGACGCGTGGGTCGACGTAGGACCCACGGGCCACGGCCGGGGTGTTGCCCAGCTCCTCGGCGACCTCTTTCATCACGTTCATCACGGCGGACTCGACGCGTTTGGCCACCCGCCGGGAGACGGCCGGGTCCGCGTCGGCGAACGCCGTCGCCGCCAACACCGTCCCGTGCCAGGTCCGCAGGTCCTTGACGGTGTACTCGTCGCCGACGAGGTCCTTGAACCGGGCGTTGAGGTCGTCGGATCGCACATCTACCCAGCCGGATGCGGTGCGGCACACCAGCAGTCGCTCGGTACGCTCTGGGCGGCGCATGAGCGCGCGCACCGCCCGGACCACTTCGGGGTCCTCGATCTCCACGGTGCGCCGCACACCACTCTTGGCGGGAAAGTCGAATTCGACCGCCCCGCGGCGGACCGCGACGTGCTCGCACAGCAGGGTCGCCAGTCCATACGACTCGTGCTCTTCGGCATACTGCTCGCCCCCGGCGCGGAAGTAACCGCGATCCAGCAGGCGCAGCGCCAGCGCCAGCACCCGCTTCCGGGTCAACCCGCTGCGCGTCAGGTCTTTCGCGATGACGGCGCGCCACTGTGGCAACCGGGTGGACAGTTCCAGGACGCGGTCGAATTTCTCCTCGGCGCGTTCCTGCTGCCATGCGGTGTGGTAGAGGTACTGGCGGCGGCCGGCGGCGTCCACGCCGACGGCCTGAATGTGGCCGTTGGGATGCGGCGAGATCCACACGTTTTTCCAGGCCGGCGGAATGACCAGATCCTTGATCCGCTGCACGGTTTCGGCGTCGGACAGCAGCTCGCCGTCGGGCCCGTAGTACGCGAAGCCTTTCCCCCGGCGCTTGCGCGCGATGCCCGGGTCGCTGAGGACGCTGCGACGCAGCCGCATCATTTCCCTCCAGTCACGTTCGCTGACCGGACAATTACCCGCCGCGGGAGCGGTTCACACGTTGCAGAGGAACGACCCGCCACGGCGCCGTGGCGGGTCGTCCTCTCTCCCAGCTCAACTCAGCCGGCCATGAACTCCTGGTAGGCGGACTCCAGGGTCGGCGGCAGGGCTTGGACGTTGCACTGCCGTTCGGTGTCGCCGATCGGCGCCAGGATGCCCCGCAGGTCGTAGTACTCCTGCGGATGGGCCGTGAAGTAGCTCCGCAGGTTCGACGCGGCATCTGGACGCGGCTGGGTGTAGGCGGCCGTGACCACCTGGTTGGCGCCCGGGTGCGCCGCCAGGTACTGCTCGGCCGAGCCCTGCACCGACGACACGGTGGCGTTCACTCCGCCCGGGCTGCAGTCGGGGGTCGCGGCCGCCGACGGCGCGCCGACGATACCCAGGGTGATTCCCCCGAGCAGGCAGCCGGCGCTGATGCCGGCCAGTCGCCGGCGCGCGACAATACTGCTGATTTTCATGATCAATGTGTCCTTCGAAATTGCGAATGTGTCCTTCGACAGAGGCTCCCGATCCTCGAAATCCAAAGTAGCGGAAATGGAAAGTGGCCGTGTTCGCCCGAGACGACCGGGCTGACGGGAAATCCATCGATACGGCCACGGAACGAAGGCGTTCACTAAGTGGACCATCAAATCCGTCCGGCATTGCTGAGAACCCTTAAGAAGGACACCGGGGTTCTTAATGAATCGTGATCAACATCGTGACGGAATCGTGACCTGAAATCGGCGCATCGCGGCACTTTATCGGGCCGATCAGCTGGAGCGCTTCGGTACCGGGGTCGACGAGGGGCGAGCCGGGGCGCGCCCGGCTCAGGTGCGGGAAAAATCGGGCCGGTGCGGCGACGCGCTCACGATCTCGCTGCCGGCCCTCGCGTGGCCGTCGACGCTCGCCGGCGGCAGCGACCGCAGCCAGGTGTCGATGTCGGGACCGACCACCACCGCTCGTTCAGAGGCCAGCAGCGCTCCCGCGGCGAGCGCGGGAATGGCGGGCTTCACCGCACGTACCCGGCGGCTATCACCCTGGCGCGCAAAAATTTTCGAGGTCAGTTCCGGTAGCCGGATGGCCTCCGGACCGGTGATGGTCCGTGGCGCATACGTCTGTCCCAGGGCCGCCTCGACGAGCACGTCGGCGACGGTGTCGGCGGCGATGGGCTGGACCAACCAGTCCTCGACGATCACCTCGTTCCCGTCACAATTCACCGGCCCTGTGGGGCCGGCGGCGGATTCGTACCATGGCGTGGACTTCACCACCGCGGTCGGGACCGGTCCGTCGAGCAGGATGTCTTTCGCCGCCCGTTTGGCCTCGAAGTAGGGAACCCCGTCGAACGCCGGATCGTCGATGCAGGCCATCGTCGACAGCACCACACGCCGCACGTCCCGCGCGGCGCACACTCCCATGACGTTGCGGGAGGCGGTGGTCAAGGTGTGGGTGACGTTCTGCTGTCCGTCTTTCGGCGCCGGGTTGGACACGTCGATGGCCACGTCGACTCCCTTGAGCGCCCGGTACAGGGCCGCCCCGTCCAGCAGGTCGACGCCGTGTGCGCGGGAAACCTCGACGACCGCGACGTCACGGGCCTTTAGCCTCGCGACGACGCGGGATCCCGCGGTCCCGGTCGCTCCGATCACTGCGATGGTCCTCAGACGCCTCACCCCGCTTTCGTTGGTCGGTAGGCACTACCCACTGGCTTGCGGTGCAAACGGCCCGATTCCCGCGATTTGGCGAGGCGCTTTCCCGTGATCGCGCACACCCTGCCGGGGCGTTTGACGGGTCGACCGACGGGAACGCCGTAGGGGCGAGATGTCAGCAACGAAAGGGAGGTAGATCCATGGGGGATCAGAAGAGCGGACCGCAGGAAGCCGTCCAGGGCGCCGTCGAGGGCGTCAAGGGCAAGGTCAAGGAGGTCGGCGGGACGATCCTCGGCCGCGACGATGTGGTCAAGGAGGGTCAGGCCCAGCAGGACAAGGCCGACGCCCAGCGTGACGCGGGCAAGAAGGAGGCCGAAGCCGAGTCCGCGCGCGCCGGTGCGGAGGCCGCCGAACAGCGCCAGAAGGAAAACCAGTAGGTCATCGGTGAAGGGGTCCGGTCCCGCTGTGGGGCCGGACCCCTTCCAAGTCCGCCCGACCGGCGGGGTTTCAAACCGCCACGCCCGGTTACTCCTGGCTGGGGTCGCGGGCCGGTGCGTGTCGCGCGGCGGATGAACGAGGTGGAAGATGAGCCTGAGCGACCGGGTCGCGAGCATTGTCGCGTTTCTGCGCGCGGGTCACCCCAACGGTGCGCCCGCCCTCGGCTACACGCCGCTCCTGGCGCTGCTGCCGCGACGGGTGTCCGATGACGAAATCACCACCATTGCCAGGAAACTGCTTGCGCCCAGGCGTCGTTCGGTCGACCACGTCGACGTCGGGGTGGAAATCACCAGGGTCACCGACGAGCTGCCGTCGGTGGACGAGATCGGGCGCGTGCAGCGCCGGCTGAGCGCGACGGGATGGGCCGGCCCCCACCACGGTTGAGCGCGGTTCACGCGCATTCGAGGTCGACGACCAGCGGCCGATGGTCGGAGATTCCCATGGGCTCGGCCACCACGGCGCTGCCGCGTAGGCGACGGCCGTCGGTCAGGATGTGATCCAGCTGGCGGTCGGGAGCATCCGCGGGAAACGTCGCGGCGGCGGCCAGCGCCCGCATGCCCGACCAGCGACGCACGGTCTTGGGCGTCATGTTGAGATCGCCGGTCAGCAGCCGCGGACCGGGGAAGCCGTGCAGGTCGTGAACCAACCGGCGCAGCTGGCGCCGATTCCAGCCGGGCACGAAGGACAGGTGCGTGTTCGCGACCGTCAGCGCTCCCATTGGGGTGCGCAACCGCGCGATCACCGCCGCCCGTGGTTCTTCGTCGACGACCATCACCCGGTTGGGACCGGGCAGGTACATGGGAAAGCGCATCGGGATGCGGGGCAGCCGCACGACCTGCCAGCTGGCCACGGGGTATCGGGACAGCAGCGCGATTCCGTAGGCCGCGGTCCCGGGTTGTTCGCGGCCCGTGGCGGCCATCCACGTCGCGCCAGGGGTGCCGGAGATGGCGGCCACGAACCGGTGCTCGACGGCGCCCATGGCTTCGGCGGCCACCGCGGTGAGGTCGGCCCGTTCCGACCGCGGCTGGTCGCAGTCGACCTCTTGCAAGCTGAGCACGTCGGGATCGAGGCGGCGCACGCAGTCCCGCAGCCGCTCGACTTTGACCCCGTCGCCGACGGTGCGGCCGTGCAGGATGTTGAAGGTCGCCACGCGCATAGGGTTTTCCTACCCACTTTCCCGCTGAGGCAGTCCTGTGGCGGGCGCCGCGTCAGCTCGCCCCGGGCACCCCCTCGCGCGCCGCCACCGACCGCCCGTCGCCGGTGTCGAACGCCTCGACGACGACGTCCGGGTCCCGATAACGGCCCAGCGACGTCAGCCCGGGCGTACGCGCGATGATGTCGTGGGCCGCGTCGCCCGAGAGCGGGTAGTCGGCCACGTCGTGGCGCCAATGCGCGGCGACGATCGTCGCCCCGGGTAGCAGCCGGGGGCATTCGCGGCGCAGCGCGGCGGCCAGCGTCTCGGCCGTCAGGTAGTAGGCGACCTCACTGAGCACCAGCAGGTCGAAGGGTCCGGCCGGCCATGCGGCGTCCAGGGACGAGCGGATCAGCGTGACCCGGTCCCGGCAGCCGGCCGCCCGCAGCCTGGCGTCGGCGCCGCGCAGCGCCGCGTCGGCCACATCGACGGCCGTCACGTGATCACAGCGGCGCGCCAGCTCCGCGGTCAGCGTGCCGATCGAGCAGCCCGGTTCGAAGGCGTGCCGGTAGCGGCGGGCGGGCAACATGGCGAGTGTGATGGCGTACTTACGCTGTTCATACCACCGCGTCGACAGCTGCCAGGGGTCGTCGGTGCCGACGTACATCTGGTCGAAGTAGGCATCGGGCAGCCGCGGGCTCACCGGAAGACAACCTCGCCCACGGCGAGCAAGCGCTGCAGGACGAACGGCGGCAATACCGGTGGCGACTCACCGCGTCCGGGCCGCAGTTGGCTCCGATAGCATTGCACGGCTTGACGTTTGCGGTTCACGGCCCAACCCGTGGCGGGCACCGCACGGGCGCGGTCCCAGGGTACGGCGGCGTCGGCCGGGGTCGCCCAGTGCCACATCCAGACCGGATATTCCAGCAGCGCGACGCCGGTGCGCGCGCATGCCGCCGCGGCGGCCCGTCCCACGGCTTCGTGGTCGGGATGCCCGTCGCCCCGCCAGGTGGCGGCACACCAGGTGTCGGGACCCGCGGTCCGCAGGACTCCCGCGAGCGACTCGGCGAGCCGATCCTCGTGGTCGGCCAGCTCACCGTCGGGCAAACCCAGCCGCATCGGCGGAGCCACGCCCAAAGCGGCCGCGGCCCTGCGTAGTTCGTATCGGCGAGTGGTCGCCAGGCGAATCCGGCCGGACAGCGTCGCCCCGGGCTGAGCGGCACCCCCGTCGCTGACCGACACCACCCGGACGTCGACGCCCGCCGCGACCAGTTGCGCGACCATCGCGCCCAGGCCCAGCGTCTCGTCGTCCGGGTGAGCCGCCACGACGACAAGGCGACGGCATCCCGAGAGATCCAGTGGTGGCAGGGGGCCACGCTCGAAAGCGGCCAGCCACAACGGCGCCGGGGTGCCGCCGTGGGTCAATGGTTTGGCCGCGAACCGGGCGCAGTTGCTGATCGGCGCGGTTCTCATGGCGCCCTCAATGCCGGCTGCCGGCGAGCCGACCGAGTTCGGCGAGGTCCCGTTCGGCATGGCTCTGGCGGATGTAGATGCTCAGGTCGGCGACCCGCTGGGCGTGCCGTCCGTCCTGGCAGAGCGGGCCCGGCCCCAGCGCGCGGCCGGTGCGGGTGATGGCTTCGTCGACCGCGTGTTCCACGACGGTGCGCACGCGACGGGCCAGCAGCTGGGCCGTGCCGGTGCGGTCGAACGGATCGGAGTCGACCTGCATTGCAGCCGCGGCCAGGATGGCGTCGCCGGCCGCCAGCGCGGCGTCCACCGCGCCGAGGTGTGCCAGCGAGTAAGCGTCGGCGGATTCGCTTGCGGCGCAACGATATAGGGGATCGGCAACCCTGCGGGCGCCGCCGAGCCAACAGGCGGCGACACCGATTGCGCCGTGCCAGAACCCGGGCCGATGCAGATAGTCGCCGGGGTCGCCCACGGCGACGGCGTGTGCATTGGTGAACTGGACCGGCCGGGTGTCGCTGCCGGCCATCCCGGCGTTCCACCACGTGCTGGGCAACGGTTTGACGGCAGGATCCGTCAGCTGGACGGCGAAGAGGCCCCGTGTCGCGTCTGCCAGGCGGGCGGTCACCAGCGCGTGCGTGCAAAACCCGGCGCCCGAACACCACACCTTCGTGCCCGTCAGCGTGAACGCGCCGTTGGTGTCGGTTGCCGTGAGCACCGCGTCGGGGGATTCGGCCGCCCAAACGCCCCACAGCTGGCCCGATTCCGGAGGCTTACCGCCGAGTTCGTGAAGTATCGCGACCGCGTCGACATGCGCCTCGGCGACCCTGGCCGCCACGATGTTCTCCTCGGCCAGCGATGCCAGGCGTTGCCAGCGTTCGGCGGTGCGCCCAGAGGCGGGCAGGGGCAGCTCGAGTCGTCCGGACTCCAGCCAGTGCCTGACCAATCCCGCCGTCACGCGCAATCACCCGCCGCCGATCTCCCCAGTTGCCTGAGGTGGTGAGCGAACCCTTGTGGCGCCCGAGCCCGGGTTCGCGCCGACGTGATGACGGACAATTCGGTGTCGCGGTGGATGCGGTAGCCGGCGGCCTCGAATCGCCGCACCAGGTCGACATCTTCGCCGGAGGCCAGCGCGCGAAAGCCGCCCACCCGCCAGTACGCCCGCGCGCTGAAACCCATGTTGGCGCCGTGAATGTGTTCGTGATCGCCTTCGGTACCTAGCGGATTGCCTTGGTAGGAACGCAGATAGCGATCTACGACCGTCGCCGCGTGACGGAGCCAATCGGTAACCCGCACTACGCCAAGGACCATGTCCGCGTCGGCTGCCAGCTGATGCACGAGCCAGCCGGGGTCGACCCGGCTGTCGGCGTCGGTAGTGGCATACCAGCACCTGGTGTCGTCGCCGAACAGCGACCGCGCGTAACCGAAGCCGACCGCCCGCGCGGCGCCGACGCTGTGCGCGTCGACGCTGATGAAATGCACGTCGGGCCCGTACTCACCGGCCAGCTCGGCGCTGCCGTCGTCGCAGTCGTCAAGAACCACCACGGTGGTGACCGGGATCGGTGCGCACAGGGCTGCGGTGAGCGCGGCTCGCAGGCAGATCGGCAGCTTCGCCCGCTCGTTGCGGGCGGGGATCACGATGGCGGCGGCGTCATAGGCGCGGTGCCAAGCGGCTGACATAACCCGAAGACTTTCCCAATTAGCAGCACGTTAAACGGTCTTGACATCGCGCACGGCCATCCGGCCGGGTTGCGCCGCTGGTAAGCGGGGTATCTCGTAGGCACCATGGCACCCATCAAGACCCACGCCGACGTGCCGGGTTCGAGCCCGCAATTGCGGGAGGCGCTGCGCGGCGCGGCCTCGGCGCTCAAGGAGAATGGGCCTCGCTTCGCGCTGGCCGGGAGCTACGCGTTGTGGGCCTACGGCGCACCGGAACCCACTCACGACGTGGACCTGGTGGTGGCCGAGTCCGATGTGGACGACGCCGTGGCCACCCTGACCAATGCCGGTTTCGCCGTCGAACGTCCGCCGGAGGATTGGCTGTTCAAGGCGCGCACCGGCGACACGGTGGTCGATGTGTTGCACCGTCTCAACGGCGTGCGCGTGGAGCCGTCCACGCTCGACTGCGCCGAGCAGCACGACGTGTTGGCCATCAGGATGCCGGTGCTGCCGCCCACCAAGGTGCTCGTCCAGCAACTACGCGCCCTGGGCGAGCACTACTGCGACTTCGGCAAGCTGCTGCCGGCAGTGCGCGCCGTCCGCGAACAGGTCGACTGGGAGCAGGTGAGGGCGCTCACCGCCGACAACGATTACGCTGTCGCCTTCCTGGTGTTGGTCGAGCGGCTGGGGCTCGCCGGCGTCGGCGCGAGTCAGTGATTACGCAGCTTGGCCACCAATTTGTCCTTGGTCAGGCTCGAATACCCGGACATGCCAAGCTCTTTCGCGCGCTTCCTCAACTGCGGGACGGTCCAGTCCGAATAGGACCCCGACTTGCCCCCCTTGCGCCCCACGGAAGACTTACCGCGTGCGGCGGCCGCATTGGAAATGCGGGCCGCCTTTTCCTTCGAGTCGCCTTGTTTACGCAAATCTTTGTACAACTTCTCGTTCTTGATCGACGAATTCGGCATGATCCATCCTCCCTACGATGCGACATCCCTGACGTCCCCGTGAGAATGCCCGCCGGGCCCGGGGGGAAAACTTTCAAAACGGGTCAAAACCGATTCCTCCCGGCCCGTTTCGTCGGTCGAATCCCGCGATCTCGTAGCATCTCTGCCACGGGTGAACGCGGGCGAATGTTGCAAAGAACCGCGACAAGCGACTATCCATCATCGACTATCCATCGGCGACTATCCATCGGCGACTATCCATCGGCGAGTGGGTTACCTACCATTGAGGCGGGTAGTCGGAAGTGGTGATCGAGGCGACCAGCGGCAACGGCGAATTGCGTGGCGTGGTGGCAATCGGTGCCTCTGCGGGGGGAGTGGAAGCCCCGTCAAACCTGGCCGCGGGTCTGCCGCCGGACGTGCCGTATGCCTGCCTGGTGACGCTGCACATCCCCGCCGATGCGCCGGGCGTTCTGGCCAGCATCGTCGACCGGAGCGGTCCCCTGCCCGCCGTCGCGGCCGAAGACGGGGCGAGGCTGGGACCGGCGCACATCTGCGTCTCACCACCTGACCGCCATCTGATGGTCGACGATCATCGCGCCCTGCTCTCCCGCGGCCCTACCGAGAACGGGCACCGAACCGCGATCAACGCGATGTTCCATTCTGTCGCATTGACATTCGGCCCGCGCGCAGTCGGCGTCCTGCCCGGTCTGGCCGCGATCCGCTCACGCGGCGGAACGACCATCGGCCAGTCGCCCGGCGACGCATTGTTCCCCGCGTTGCCGACCAACGCGCGGGACGCCGGCGTGCTGGACGGCAGGCCTCGGCCGCCGAGACCGGCGCGCTCCTCAAGGGGTTTTCGCACCAACAGCCCGAGGACCCCGAGATGGAGCACGACGCCGCGATGGAACTCGAGAATCGCATCGCGATGATGTCGCGGTTCGCGACCAACTTCGACACCCAGGAACTGGGCCCCCCGTCGGGGTACACCTGCCCCGACCGCAATGGCTCGCTGGTTTCCATCAGCGAGGGCAACTTTCGCTGCCAGGTGGGTCACGCGCGAACGGCCGAGGCGCTGCTCAGGGCGCGGGACGTCGAGCTCGGGGGCGCGCTGTGGGTGGCCCTGCGCAGCCTGCAGGAGAAGGCCCGACCGGCCCGGGAACTGGCCGCCAAGGTGGGGCCGGGCCCGCTCAAACGGCGGTACGACGGCCGCGCCGAAGAAACCGAACGGGCGCTGAGCCTGCTCGGCGCGAGGTTGTCGAACAGCGGTTCAGCCGCCGGCGGTGCCGATGGCTGAGGGCGCGCCGACGATCCGGGTCCACTTACATACCGAGCAAGCGCTGCCGATTCTGCTGATCGCCGGGGTGCTGGACAGCTCCACGTACCGAGGCGTGCGCGACGCGGTGATCAAGGCCGCCCTGAACGAGCCCCGTGCGGTGATCGTCGATGTCGACCGGCTTTCCGCGCCGGCGGCCTCGGCCTGGACCGTGTTCACCAGCGCCCGCTGGCACGTCAGCATCTGGCCCGACGTGCCCATCATGCTGGTGTGCTCGGAACAGCGCGCCCGGCGGGCGATCGCCGCCAGCGGCGTCACCCGGTACGTGCCGGTGCACGCCACCCGTGAGCTGGCGCTGCACGCAATCGCGAGCCCGTCGTTACACGTCCGGCGGCGGGCGCGCACGGAGCTCCCGCGCTCGCGCGGCAGCTCCGGCTTTGCCCGCGCCGTCGTCACCGATTGGCTCAGGGAATGGGACCGCCCAGACCTCATCTCGGCGGCATCCACGGTCGCCACGGTCTTCGTCGAGAATGTCCTCGAGCACACCGAAAGTTCGCCGGTGCTACTCCTGGAAACCTATCGCGACGCCGTCACCGTCGCGGTCGAGGACTGCAGCGACCGCCTGCCGAGCCGGCACGAAGATGAGCGTGGCGCCGAAATCGTGTCCGGTTTGGCCATCGTCTCGGCATTGTGCCGCGTGTGGGGCAGTACGCCGACCCCGTCGGGGAAGACGGTCTGGGCCTTGTTCGGTCACGAAAATCAATTGTGAGCTCGCGAGTAGTGTTCGAGTCCTCCGAAGCCCCCCTGGAGCGGACGACATCGATGGACGGCACGACCGACGAGGCTTTCGAGGCCC contains:
- a CDS encoding acyl-CoA dehydrogenase family protein: MTAGLVRHWLESGRLELPLPASGRTAERWQRLASLAEENIVAARVAEAHVDAVAILHELGGKPPESGQLWGVWAAESPDAVLTATDTNGAFTLTGTKVWCSGAGFCTHALVTARLADATRGLFAVQLTDPAVKPLPSTWWNAGMAGSDTRPVQFTNAHAVAVGDPGDYLHRPGFWHGAIGVAACWLGGARRVADPLYRCAASESADAYSLAHLGAVDAALAAGDAILAAAAMQVDSDPFDRTGTAQLLARRVRTVVEHAVDEAITRTGRALGPGPLCQDGRHAQRVADLSIYIRQSHAERDLAELGRLAGSRH
- a CDS encoding heme-binding protein; the protein is MKISSIVARRRLAGISAGCLLGGITLGIVGAPSAAATPDCSPGGVNATVSSVQGSAEQYLAAHPGANQVVTAAYTQPRPDAASNLRSYFTAHPQEYYDLRGILAPIGDTERQCNVQALPPTLESAYQEFMAG
- a CDS encoding endonuclease/exonuclease/phosphatase family protein, translating into MRVATFNILHGRTVGDGVKVERLRDCVRRLDPDVLSLQEVDCDQPRSERADLTAVAAEAMGAVEHRFVAAISGTPGATWMAATGREQPGTAAYGIALLSRYPVASWQVVRLPRIPMRFPMYLPGPNRVMVVDEEPRAAVIARLRTPMGALTVANTHLSFVPGWNRRQLRRLVHDLHGFPGPRLLTGDLNMTPKTVRRWSGMRALAAAATFPADAPDRQLDHILTDGRRLRGSAVVAEPMGISDHRPLVVDLECA
- a CDS encoding PIG-L deacetylase family protein: MRTAPISNCARFAAKPLTHGGTPAPLWLAAFERGPLPPLDLSGCRRLVVVAAHPDDETLGLGAMVAQLVAAGVDVRVVSVSDGGAAQPGATLSGRIRLATTRRYELRRAAAALGVAPPMRLGLPDGELADHEDRLAESLAGVLRTAGPDTWCAATWRGDGHPDHEAVGRAAAAACARTGVALLEYPVWMWHWATPADAAVPWDRARAVPATGWAVNRKRQAVQCYRSQLRPGRGESPPVLPPFVLQRLLAVGEVVFR
- a CDS encoding SDR family oxidoreductase, which produces MRRLRTIAVIGATGTAGSRVVARLKARDVAVVEVSRAHGVDLLDGAALYRALKGVDVAIDVSNPAPKDGQQNVTHTLTTASRNVMGVCAARDVRRVVLSTMACIDDPAFDGVPYFEAKRAAKDILLDGPVPTAVVKSTPWYESAAGPTGPVNCDGNEVIVEDWLVQPIAADTVADVLVEAALGQTYAPRTITGPEAIRLPELTSKIFARQGDSRRVRAVKPAIPALAAGALLASERAVVVGPDIDTWLRSLPPASVDGHARAGSEIVSASPHRPDFSRT
- a CDS encoding sulfate transporter, translating into MAEGAPTIRVHLHTEQALPILLIAGVLDSSTYRGVRDAVIKAALNEPRAVIVDVDRLSAPAASAWTVFTSARWHVSIWPDVPIMLVCSEQRARRAIAASGVTRYVPVHATRELALHAIASPSLHVRRRARTELPRSRGSSGFARAVVTDWLREWDRPDLISAASTVATVFVENVLEHTESSPVLLLETYRDAVTVAVEDCSDRLPSRHEDERGAEIVSGLAIVSALCRVWGSTPTPSGKTVWALFGHENQL
- a CDS encoding glycosyltransferase — encoded protein: MSAAWHRAYDAAAIVIPARNERAKLPICLRAALTAALCAPIPVTTVVVLDDCDDGSAELAGEYGPDVHFISVDAHSVGAARAVGFGYARSLFGDDTRCWYATTDADSRVDPGWLVHQLAADADMVLGVVRVTDWLRHAATVVDRYLRSYQGNPLGTEGDHEHIHGANMGFSARAYWRVGGFRALASGEDVDLVRRFEAAGYRIHRDTELSVITSARTRARAPQGFAHHLRQLGRSAAGDCA
- a CDS encoding DNA topoisomerase IB: MRLRRSVLSDPGIARKRRGKGFAYYGPDGELLSDAETVQRIKDLVIPPAWKNVWISPHPNGHIQAVGVDAAGRRQYLYHTAWQQERAEEKFDRVLELSTRLPQWRAVIAKDLTRSGLTRKRVLALALRLLDRGYFRAGGEQYAEEHESYGLATLLCEHVAVRRGAVEFDFPAKSGVRRTVEIEDPEVVRAVRALMRRPERTERLLVCRTASGWVDVRSDDLNARFKDLVGDEYTVKDLRTWHGTVLAATAFADADPAVSRRVAKRVESAVMNVMKEVAEELGNTPAVARGSYVDPRVVTGYEQGLTIAAATRRAERARDPDRAQEILDRATRMLIRRVAKGHSASGASTLAESA
- a CDS encoding nucleotidyltransferase family protein produces the protein MAPIKTHADVPGSSPQLREALRGAASALKENGPRFALAGSYALWAYGAPEPTHDVDLVVAESDVDDAVATLTNAGFAVERPPEDWLFKARTGDTVVDVLHRLNGVRVEPSTLDCAEQHDVLAIRMPVLPPTKVLVQQLRALGEHYCDFGKLLPAVRAVREQVDWEQVRALTADNDYAVAFLVLVERLGLAGVGASQ
- a CDS encoding DUF3349 domain-containing protein — protein: MSLSDRVASIVAFLRAGHPNGAPALGYTPLLALLPRRVSDDEITTIARKLLAPRRRSVDHVDVGVEITRVTDELPSVDEIGRVQRRLSATGWAGPHHG
- a CDS encoding DUF7218 family protein, with amino-acid sequence MPNSSIKNEKLYKDLRKQGDSKEKAARISNAAAARGKSSVGRKGGKSGSYSDWTVPQLRKRAKELGMSGYSSLTKDKLVAKLRNH
- the mbp1 gene encoding microaggregate-binding protein 1, which codes for MGDQKSGPQEAVQGAVEGVKGKVKEVGGTILGRDDVVKEGQAQQDKADAQRDAGKKEAEAESARAGAEAAEQRQKENQ
- a CDS encoding SAM-dependent methyltransferase, which produces MSPRLPDAYFDQMYVGTDDPWQLSTRWYEQRKYAITLAMLPARRYRHAFEPGCSIGTLTAELARRCDHVTAVDVADAALRGADARLRAAGCRDRVTLIRSSLDAAWPAGPFDLLVLSEVAYYLTAETLAAALRRECPRLLPGATIVAAHWRHDVADYPLSGDAAHDIIARTPGLTSLGRYRDPDVVVEAFDTGDGRSVAAREGVPGAS